One Streptomyces sp. NBC_01237 genomic region harbors:
- a CDS encoding dihydrofolate reductase family protein translates to MRKVVSGLFVSLDGVAQSPNEWQFAFDEEMGAALGKTLETADTILLGRATFTEWAGYWPTVTDGEDAGFAKWINDSPKYVVSSTLSSVEDWANSTLINGDLGAAIEELKAGEGKDITVAGSPTLVRSLLEQDLLDELVLLIHPVVAGEGRKKLFADDATMKKLELVSAQPTSSGVIIATYRPTR, encoded by the coding sequence ATGCGCAAGGTCGTTTCGGGTCTGTTCGTCTCGCTCGATGGTGTCGCCCAGTCGCCGAACGAGTGGCAGTTCGCCTTCGACGAGGAGATGGGCGCGGCACTGGGAAAGACGCTGGAGACGGCCGACACCATTCTGCTGGGCCGGGCGACCTTCACCGAGTGGGCCGGGTACTGGCCGACAGTGACCGACGGCGAGGACGCCGGCTTCGCCAAGTGGATCAATGACTCGCCCAAGTACGTCGTCTCCTCCACGCTGTCCAGCGTGGAGGACTGGGCGAACAGCACGCTCATCAACGGTGATCTGGGGGCCGCGATCGAGGAGCTCAAGGCGGGCGAGGGGAAGGACATCACCGTCGCGGGCAGCCCCACACTGGTGCGTTCGCTCCTGGAGCAGGACCTGCTGGACGAACTGGTACTGCTGATCCACCCGGTGGTGGCCGGCGAGGGCCGCAAGAAGCTGTTCGCCGACGACGCCACCATGAAGAAGCTGGAGCTGGTCAGCGCTCAGCCGACCAGCAGCGGAGTGATCATCGCGACCTACCGCCCGACGCGCTGA
- a CDS encoding helix-turn-helix domain-containing protein codes for MTSIAASHWELVFWEHDGQTQAAVLGPEPRACPAPVPEDATFFGISFALGTSMPHVPISRLVGGSVEIPDVTRRCVWLKGSAWHVPDYDNAEVFVRRMVREGIVDYDPIVPAVLSGAAPDVSERTLQRRFVAATGLTRGAIRQIHRAREAAVLIQDGVPAQDVVHQLGYFDQPHLARSLTRFIGRTATQLSAPDGAEPLSLLYKPTSPVPA; via the coding sequence ATGACGTCGATCGCGGCGTCGCATTGGGAGCTTGTCTTCTGGGAGCACGACGGCCAGACGCAGGCGGCCGTGCTGGGCCCGGAGCCCAGGGCCTGTCCGGCTCCCGTTCCCGAGGACGCCACGTTCTTCGGTATCAGCTTCGCTCTCGGCACCTCGATGCCTCACGTGCCGATCAGCCGGCTTGTAGGTGGCAGCGTGGAGATCCCGGACGTGACGCGGCGCTGCGTGTGGCTGAAGGGTTCCGCCTGGCACGTGCCCGATTACGACAACGCGGAGGTGTTCGTGCGGCGCATGGTGCGCGAGGGCATCGTGGACTACGACCCGATCGTGCCCGCGGTGCTCAGCGGCGCGGCCCCCGATGTCTCCGAGCGGACCCTCCAGCGGCGTTTCGTCGCGGCAACGGGCCTCACCCGGGGTGCCATCCGGCAGATCCACCGTGCCCGCGAGGCGGCGGTTCTGATCCAGGATGGGGTGCCGGCGCAGGACGTCGTGCACCAGCTTGGCTATTTCGACCAGCCGCACCTGGCGCGGTCCCTGACCCGGTTCATCGGCCGGACTGCCACTCAGCTGAGTGCTCCGGACGGGGCGGAGCCGCTGTCGCTTCTGTACAAGCCCACCTCCCCGGTGCCCGCATAG